From a region of the Ovis aries strain OAR_USU_Benz2616 breed Rambouillet chromosome 2, ARS-UI_Ramb_v3.0, whole genome shotgun sequence genome:
- the LOC101120300 gene encoding LOW QUALITY PROTEIN: small ribosomal subunit protein uS15-like (The sequence of the model RefSeq protein was modified relative to this genomic sequence to represent the inferred CDS: deleted 2 bases in 1 codon; substituted 1 base at 1 genomic stop codon): MGRMHAPGKGLSQSALPYRRSVPTWLKLTSDEVKEQIYKLAKKGLTPSQIGVILRDSHGVAQVRFVTGNKILRILKSKGLAPDLPEDLYHLIKKAVAVRKHLERNRKDKDAKFHLIESRIHRLAQYYKTKQLPPPSWKXESSTASALVA; encoded by the exons ATGGGTCGCATGCACGCTCCCGGGAAGGGCCTGTCCCAGTCGGCTCTGCCCTACCGCCGCAGCGTCCCCACCTGGCTGAAGCTCACTTCTGACGAAGTGAAGGAGCAGATCTACAAACTGGCCAAGAAGGGCCTGACTCCCTCCCAGATCGGTGTGATCCTGAGAGACTCTCATGGTGTTGCACAAGTACGTTTTGTGACAGGCAACAAAATCTTGAGAATTCTTAAGTCCAAAGGACTTGCTCCTGATCTCCCTGAGGATCTCTATCATTTAATTAAGAAAGCTGTTGCTGTTCGAAAGCATCTTGAGAGGAACAGAAAGGATAAAGATGCTAAATTCCATCTGATTGAGAGCCGTATTCACCGGTTGGCTCAATACTACAAGACCAAACAG CTACCCCCCCCCAGTTGGAAATAGGAGTCATCCACAGCCTCTGCCCTGGTTGCATAA